From the genome of Solidesulfovibrio carbinolicus, one region includes:
- a CDS encoding DUF3426 domain-containing protein encodes MIVQCPNCQAKFNLPDNKVGPDGAKLRCGKCRNVFHVDPPAPSESSDLGGLTDFDFPDDLAPTPPRAGAAGGDRPGPSIPDDGVPGDLFHSESYAPSAAPKKQAAPEPDADDDFPGGPVKPGFSLDDVADLPLPGSRPSKERRKRVLLLGGILVGLLAATLAAVYFLDLMPGKKAAKDAGQTPAADTAAPSGDAAKPAAPGTDAAKSATPGAPAGQGAQKPEEAAKVKDIMLQNVRQYYVSNEKAGQLFVIEGKAVNNFKSPKEMLKLEASLFDEKGGTLVSKEELAGNTVSLFQLQVMTRDELKNALASQVGVLTNNTNIAPAGEVPFMMVFFDPPEAVKEFGVKVVDAKDPPRQ; translated from the coding sequence ATGATCGTACAGTGCCCCAATTGCCAGGCCAAGTTCAACCTCCCCGACAACAAGGTCGGCCCCGACGGGGCCAAGCTGCGTTGCGGCAAATGCCGCAACGTCTTTCATGTCGATCCGCCCGCGCCCTCCGAGTCCTCGGATCTCGGCGGGTTGACGGATTTCGATTTCCCTGACGACCTGGCCCCGACCCCGCCACGGGCCGGCGCGGCCGGCGGTGATCGCCCGGGGCCGTCCATTCCCGATGACGGCGTGCCGGGCGACCTGTTCCATTCCGAATCCTACGCCCCTTCGGCCGCGCCCAAGAAACAAGCCGCCCCCGAGCCGGACGCCGACGACGATTTCCCGGGCGGCCCGGTCAAGCCGGGATTCAGCCTCGACGACGTGGCCGATCTGCCCCTGCCGGGCAGCCGGCCGTCAAAAGAACGACGCAAACGGGTGTTGCTGCTTGGCGGCATCCTTGTCGGACTTTTGGCGGCGACTCTGGCCGCCGTGTATTTCCTCGACCTCATGCCCGGCAAGAAAGCGGCCAAGGACGCCGGCCAGACTCCGGCCGCCGACACCGCCGCTCCGTCCGGCGACGCGGCCAAGCCCGCCGCCCCCGGAACCGACGCCGCCAAATCGGCCACGCCCGGCGCGCCGGCCGGACAGGGCGCGCAAAAGCCCGAAGAAGCGGCCAAGGTCAAGGACATCATGCTGCAAAACGTGCGGCAGTATTACGTTTCCAACGAAAAGGCCGGCCAGCTCTTCGTTATTGAGGGCAAGGCCGTCAACAACTTCAAGTCGCCCAAGGAAATGCTCAAGCTCGAAGCCAGCCTGTTCGACGAAAAGGGCGGCACGCTGGTTTCCAAGGAAGAGCTGGCCGGCAACACCGTGTCGCTTTTCCAGCTCCAGGTCATGACCCGCGACGAGCTCAAAAACGCCCTGGCCTCCCAGGTCGGCGTGCTCACCAACAACACCAACATCGCTCCTGCCGGCGAAGTGCCCTTCATGATGGTCTTTTTCGATCCGCCTGAAGCGGTCAAGGAATTTGGCGTCAAGGTCGTGGACGCCAAGGACCCGCCCCGGCAGTAG
- a CDS encoding homocysteine S-methyltransferase family protein, which produces MGDFRKALADDALLLFDGAMGTLLQGRGLSAGQSPELFGLTNPDAIIGAHLDYVQAGSRVITTNTFGGSRYKLPAGTDVVGLNREMARLAKQAAGTGVFVAGSVGPTGHFVAPLGKASLRDLVEAFAEQIRGLAEGGCDLIIGETHFDLAEAKAVILACRQVCSLPVAMCMTFEGAASLTGSSPEVFADAMENLGVALIGVNCGQGPDDMRLVGEAFSRRLKTPFFVKPNAGMPRLENGRTVFPMGPDEFAEKTARFVDLGAKALSGCCGTTPAHIAALGAALAPRSWKRADTPDRPVLAVTSRSMVVPIGGGAPLAVIGERINPTGKAELAAELVAGEFAKALHFAEEQTAAGAHILDVNVGAPMVDETAVLPGLALELVKRQQLPLCLDSNNIDALTAGLWAYPGTPLVNSISGEPGRMERLGPICRDHGAPFILLPLKGRKLPVSAAERLAIIEELLIQAEALGIPRRLILVDALALTVSSKPEAALACLEVIRTCRDKWGLPTVLGLSNISFGLPARELVNSAFFAMCLGAGMAAAIANPNVPRLMETLAAGEVLMGRDPQAGRYIAGYAGWKPSSGGGSGTASGPASGGADDGQSPLRRAVVYGRREEVLERIEKALAEGADAATLLGEELIPGIMSVGERYERKEFYLPQLLAAAEAMRAGFTRLEPLLTEAGAAAKARIVMATVEGDIHDIGKNIVCLMLKNHGFEVIDLGKDVPAARIVEAAEEHKAAVIGLSALMTTTMVRMEDTVRLLRDKGLAIPVMVGGAVVTEAFAKSIGASAYATDAVDAVRQAKALAGGA; this is translated from the coding sequence GTGGGCGATTTCAGAAAGGCGCTTGCCGACGACGCGCTGCTGCTGTTCGACGGGGCCATGGGCACCCTGCTCCAGGGCCGGGGCCTGTCCGCCGGCCAGTCCCCGGAACTGTTCGGCCTGACCAACCCCGACGCCATCATCGGCGCGCACCTGGATTATGTCCAGGCCGGCTCCCGGGTCATCACCACCAACACCTTCGGCGGCTCCCGCTACAAGCTGCCGGCCGGCACGGACGTGGTCGGCCTCAATCGCGAAATGGCCCGTCTGGCCAAGCAAGCCGCCGGAACGGGCGTGTTCGTGGCCGGTTCCGTCGGCCCCACCGGCCACTTTGTCGCCCCCCTTGGCAAGGCCAGCCTGCGCGATCTGGTCGAGGCCTTTGCCGAGCAGATTCGCGGCCTGGCCGAGGGCGGCTGCGATCTCATCATTGGCGAGACCCATTTTGATCTGGCCGAGGCCAAGGCCGTCATCCTGGCCTGCCGGCAGGTCTGCTCCCTGCCCGTGGCCATGTGCATGACCTTCGAAGGCGCGGCCAGCCTCACCGGATCAAGCCCCGAAGTGTTTGCCGACGCCATGGAGAATTTGGGCGTCGCGCTTATCGGCGTCAACTGCGGCCAGGGACCCGACGACATGCGTCTGGTCGGCGAGGCTTTCTCGCGACGCCTCAAAACGCCCTTTTTCGTCAAGCCCAACGCCGGGATGCCGCGTCTGGAAAACGGCCGCACCGTATTCCCCATGGGGCCTGACGAATTCGCCGAAAAAACCGCCCGCTTTGTTGACCTCGGGGCCAAGGCTCTGTCCGGCTGCTGCGGCACCACCCCGGCCCACATCGCCGCCCTGGGCGCGGCCCTTGCCCCCCGTAGCTGGAAGCGGGCCGACACCCCGGACCGCCCGGTCCTGGCCGTCACCTCGCGCTCCATGGTCGTGCCCATCGGCGGCGGCGCGCCCTTGGCCGTCATCGGCGAGCGCATCAATCCCACGGGCAAGGCCGAGCTGGCCGCCGAACTGGTCGCCGGAGAATTCGCCAAGGCCCTGCACTTCGCCGAGGAGCAGACCGCGGCCGGGGCGCACATTCTCGACGTCAACGTGGGCGCGCCCATGGTCGACGAGACGGCCGTCCTGCCGGGGCTGGCCCTGGAGCTGGTCAAGCGCCAGCAGCTGCCCCTGTGCCTTGATTCCAACAACATCGACGCCCTGACCGCCGGCCTGTGGGCCTATCCGGGCACGCCGTTGGTCAATTCCATCAGCGGCGAACCCGGCCGCATGGAACGCCTGGGACCCATTTGCCGCGACCATGGCGCGCCGTTTATCTTGCTGCCGCTCAAAGGCCGCAAGCTCCCGGTCAGCGCTGCCGAACGCCTGGCCATCATTGAGGAACTGCTCATCCAGGCCGAGGCCCTGGGCATCCCGCGCCGCCTCATCCTGGTGGACGCCCTGGCGCTCACCGTCTCCTCCAAGCCCGAGGCTGCCTTGGCCTGCCTGGAAGTCATCCGGACCTGCCGGGACAAATGGGGGCTGCCGACCGTACTGGGCCTGTCCAACATTTCCTTTGGCCTGCCGGCCCGGGAACTCGTCAACAGCGCCTTTTTCGCCATGTGCCTGGGGGCCGGCATGGCTGCGGCCATCGCCAACCCCAACGTGCCGCGTCTCATGGAGACCCTCGCCGCCGGCGAGGTGCTCATGGGCCGCGATCCCCAGGCCGGGCGCTATATCGCCGGTTATGCCGGCTGGAAGCCCAGCTCGGGCGGCGGGAGCGGCACGGCCTCCGGCCCGGCCTCGGGCGGGGCCGACGACGGCCAAAGCCCGCTGCGCCGGGCCGTGGTCTACGGTCGGCGTGAAGAGGTGCTGGAGCGCATCGAAAAGGCTTTGGCCGAGGGAGCCGACGCGGCCACGCTGCTTGGCGAGGAGCTCATTCCCGGCATCATGAGCGTGGGCGAGCGCTACGAGCGCAAGGAATTCTACCTGCCCCAGCTTTTGGCCGCCGCCGAGGCCATGCGGGCCGGATTCACCCGTCTGGAGCCGCTGTTGACCGAGGCCGGCGCGGCCGCCAAGGCGCGTATCGTCATGGCCACGGTGGAGGGCGACATCCACGACATCGGCAAGAACATCGTGTGCCTGATGCTCAAAAACCACGGCTTCGAGGTCATCGACCTTGGCAAGGACGTGCCGGCGGCGCGCATTGTGGAAGCGGCCGAGGAGCACAAGGCCGCCGTCATCGGCCTGTCGGCGCTCATGACCACCACCATGGTGCGCATGGAGGACACGGTGCGCCTGCTGCGCGACAAGGGGCTGGCCATCCCGGTCATGGTCGGCGGGGCGGTGGTCACCGAGGCCTTTGCCAAGTCCATCGGCGCGTCCGCCTACGCCACCGACGCCGTGGACGCCGTGCGCCAGGCCAAGGCCCTGGCCGGCGGGGCCTAG
- a CDS encoding TlpA family protein disulfide reductase codes for MRISSLMLALALLCLPATKVLAQDAGTINGQGVLDAVVAAQGKVVVIDFFASWCKPCLMEIPEFIEARKHYPADKVVFIGISLDQDQGQYFRFVKQTPFNFPVYLADPDVISTFGVKMIPKTIIYDPAGQQALNHSGFMPGEMLRQILDKLIGGEK; via the coding sequence TTGCGTATTTCTTCCCTCATGCTGGCTCTGGCGCTTCTGTGCCTGCCCGCCACCAAGGTCTTGGCCCAGGACGCCGGAACCATCAACGGCCAGGGCGTTCTTGACGCCGTGGTCGCGGCCCAGGGCAAGGTCGTGGTCATCGACTTCTTCGCTTCCTGGTGCAAGCCCTGCCTCATGGAGATTCCGGAGTTCATCGAGGCCCGCAAGCACTATCCCGCCGACAAGGTGGTCTTTATCGGCATCTCCCTGGACCAGGATCAGGGGCAGTACTTCCGCTTCGTCAAGCAGACGCCCTTCAATTTCCCGGTCTATCTGGCCGATCCCGACGTCATCAGCACCTTTGGCGTCAAGATGATTCCTAAGACCATTATCTATGACCCGGCCGGCCAGCAGGCCCTCAACCATTCCGGCTTCATGCCTGGCGAGATGCTGCGCCAGATTCTTGACAAGCTCATCGGCGGCGAGAAATGA
- the hpt gene encoding hypoxanthine phosphoribosyltransferase yields MSETLREVFGQAAVAARVAELGRDVSAAYAGQDVVLVGVLKGALPFMADLLRSLDFCPELDFVRVASYGAGVAPGALRFLMDLETDIAGRHVLLVEDIVDTGRSLAYLLNMLKERNPASIKVCTLLDKPYRREVDVPVDFVGFSAPPVFLVGYGMDIGERLRRLPAVYELIQE; encoded by the coding sequence ATGTCCGAGACCTTGCGAGAAGTGTTTGGCCAGGCGGCCGTCGCCGCCCGGGTGGCCGAGCTTGGCCGTGACGTGTCGGCGGCCTACGCCGGCCAGGATGTGGTGTTGGTCGGCGTGCTCAAGGGCGCGCTGCCGTTCATGGCCGATCTGTTGCGATCCCTGGATTTCTGCCCGGAACTCGATTTCGTGCGCGTGGCCAGCTACGGCGCGGGTGTGGCTCCGGGGGCGCTGCGGTTTCTTATGGACCTCGAAACCGATATCGCCGGCCGCCATGTCCTGCTGGTGGAAGACATAGTGGACACCGGCCGCTCGTTGGCCTATCTCCTCAATATGCTTAAGGAGCGAAACCCGGCCAGCATCAAGGTCTGCACGCTGCTGGACAAGCCCTACCGCCGCGAGGTCGATGTGCCCGTGGATTTCGTCGGTTTTTCGGCTCCGCCGGTGTTCCTGGTGGGCTACGGCATGGACATCGGTGAGCGGCTACGGCGGCTGCCGGCGGTTTACGAGCTGATCCAAGAATAA
- the radA gene encoding DNA repair protein RadA produces the protein MAAKTKRTFVCAECGGVSPTWRGQCPRCGAWNTLAEKLGGQSRIPGPDGLPSGLPIVLGDHPGADFKPFPTGIDGLDRVLGGGLTPGGAVLLGGEPGIGKSTLLLQLAGLAAAAGRRVVYVSGEESLPQLKSRAERLGVLHDGLLAASTTDAGAAVDILGASPAPDLVILDSVQTMHAAGVEGPAGSVSQVRAVAAACVEAAKRGDACLILVGHVTKDGQIAGPKLLEHMVDTVLYLEGERRHLFRILRVLKNRYGPTDELLVMEMREAGLNEVPDPSTFFLGDRDPAVSGSAVVMAMEGRRPFAVEVQALAAKSFLSMPRRAALGLDVGRLHLLLAVLEKRLRLNLGQTDIYAKIGGGLKIADPGLDLGIAAAVLSSFYDRPLPAGAVFWGEVDLSGRIRPAAAHDTRLKQAERLGYGPIISPDSGKGRPKADNLGDLARLLFS, from the coding sequence ATGGCGGCCAAGACCAAGCGCACGTTTGTCTGCGCCGAATGCGGCGGCGTCTCACCCACCTGGCGCGGCCAGTGCCCCCGCTGCGGGGCCTGGAACACCCTGGCCGAGAAGCTCGGCGGACAATCCCGAATCCCCGGCCCGGACGGCTTGCCGTCCGGGCTTCCCATTGTGCTGGGCGACCATCCCGGCGCGGATTTCAAGCCGTTCCCCACCGGCATCGACGGCCTGGACCGGGTGCTCGGCGGGGGGCTGACCCCGGGCGGCGCCGTGCTTCTTGGCGGCGAACCCGGCATCGGTAAATCGACCCTGCTGCTCCAGCTGGCCGGCCTGGCCGCCGCCGCCGGCCGCCGGGTGGTCTACGTCTCGGGCGAGGAATCATTGCCCCAGCTCAAGTCCCGGGCCGAACGCCTGGGCGTGCTCCACGACGGCCTGCTCGCCGCCTCCACCACCGACGCCGGCGCGGCCGTGGACATCCTGGGCGCCTCCCCCGCCCCGGACCTCGTCATTCTCGATTCCGTTCAGACCATGCACGCCGCCGGAGTCGAAGGCCCGGCCGGCTCGGTCTCCCAGGTGCGGGCCGTGGCCGCCGCCTGCGTGGAAGCGGCCAAGCGTGGCGACGCCTGTCTGATCCTGGTCGGCCACGTCACCAAGGACGGCCAGATCGCCGGCCCCAAGCTCCTGGAGCACATGGTCGACACGGTACTCTACCTCGAAGGCGAGCGCCGCCACCTCTTTCGCATCCTGCGGGTGCTCAAAAACCGCTACGGCCCCACCGACGAACTGCTCGTTATGGAAATGCGCGAGGCCGGTCTGAATGAAGTGCCCGATCCTTCGACGTTTTTTCTCGGCGACCGGGACCCGGCCGTGTCCGGTTCGGCCGTGGTCATGGCCATGGAAGGCCGGCGGCCTTTTGCCGTGGAAGTCCAGGCCCTTGCCGCCAAATCCTTTCTCTCCATGCCGCGCCGGGCGGCCCTCGGCCTCGACGTCGGCCGGCTCCACCTGCTCCTGGCCGTGCTCGAAAAACGCCTGCGCCTGAATCTCGGCCAGACCGACATCTACGCCAAGATCGGCGGCGGCCTCAAAATCGCCGACCCGGGCCTGGACCTCGGCATCGCCGCCGCTGTCCTGTCCTCCTTCTACGACCGGCCGCTGCCGGCCGGGGCGGTCTTCTGGGGCGAAGTCGACCTGTCCGGCCGCATCCGGCCGGCCGCCGCCCACGATACCCGCCTCAAACAGGCTGAACGCCTGGGCTACGGCCCCATCATCAGCCCCGACAGCGGCAAGGGCCGCCCCAAAGCCGACAACCTCGGCGATCTGGCGCGGTTGTTGTTCTCGTAG
- a CDS encoding N-acetyltransferase: protein MNGLFIRKARIQDVKQIHALLMSCARKEFLLPRSYNQLYSHLRDFFVLAEHDAPGVRGCCALSICWEDIAEIRSLAVDEDIQKQGWGGKLVEACLSDAVTLGIFRVFTLTYRPHFFERLGFAPVEKEQLPQKVWADCIHCPKFPECDENALIMEM, encoded by the coding sequence ATGAACGGGCTTTTTATCCGCAAGGCGAGAATCCAGGACGTCAAGCAGATACACGCGCTGCTCATGAGCTGCGCCCGCAAGGAATTCCTGCTGCCGCGTTCCTACAACCAGCTCTACAGCCATCTGCGCGACTTCTTCGTCCTGGCCGAGCACGACGCTCCGGGCGTTCGCGGTTGTTGCGCCTTGTCCATCTGCTGGGAGGACATCGCCGAGATCCGCTCCCTGGCCGTGGACGAGGACATCCAGAAGCAGGGCTGGGGCGGCAAGCTCGTGGAAGCCTGCCTGTCCGACGCCGTGACGCTGGGCATCTTCCGAGTCTTCACCCTGACCTACCGGCCGCATTTTTTCGAGCGGCTGGGCTTTGCTCCCGTGGAAAAGGAGCAGCTGCCCCAGAAAGTCTGGGCCGACTGCATCCATTGCCCGAAATTTCCGGAGTGCGACGAAAACGCGCTCATCATGGAAATGTAG